The nucleotide sequence TCGCTGTTCTCTCCATCACGAAGAGTTCACGTACATCTACCCCACGCTCGAATATTcaagtacatgtacatgtactacTACCGCTGCTGCTCCTTTCGGCATGGAGATATGTGCTGTAATACCGTATAAAGATCAATATCAGTATATAAAGATTTCTATTTCagatcataaaaaaatgataTCCTATAGGTTGCTAATTgatcctttttatttttatttttctatcaaaTGTTTAATCCTTTTATCCAGGGATTTATGATAATTTCTTCCTATTTCGATTCtcgtgaagtcttactatttgctACAgcaaatagaaaatattattttagatgaTCTATACGTGGAAAAGTCTATCCTTAATGAGTATATGAAACCcataagtaaaaaatattaacAACTTCATTAATCTTATATTAACTAATGACCAGTGATCCAAAACTCAATATATTGACTATTTGAATCACATCTTACATGCATTATTATCTTATTCAGGActatatttgtccttgatgatgagTCGAACATCCTTATTTATTCTGATAAGTATTTAAAAAATTGTATTACTATTAATTTCTTCAAATTACATCGTCAGAATTTATTAACCTATGGGGGAAGGGAAATTAGATTACTAACTGCAGCAGATCTTTGTTGGCTTCGCATCTTGTCAACTGCAGAAACGTGCGGTGGTCGATTCTTTTTCTGAGAGAAAGCGAGCTATTTGGATCATTGAAAGCTGTGAATGGTTGTCATCACATCAGATCTCTGCAGCAGAATTAGAACAGTGTCTACAATTTTGGCCTCAGCATCTGTACTGGTCATCCAACTTTCCTGTAAGTTTCATATCGATTTGCATAGTGTTACGGCAGCATATTCGTGTActgctttttatttttattcttccaaTCCAATAATATATCCATCTCGGAGAGAATAAACAAGAGGAGAGAAAAAGAGTGAGCCAAAGGGAGGATACATTTAATCAACTATCACGTGTTAATTATTAAATGCTAATTATTAGTCTACTTGAACATTTTCTATAGGAGAGCAAAAAAGTTTCTGCCAATTGGTTAATGTATCATGAGACAAGTGAAGTCTTCTTATGTTCAAGACAATGAGGAAACGTTATATAacatcatttaatataataaaattttattttatttaaaaaaaaaaaagagtgagaAGAAAAAGAATGCTATCATCACTCCACTAAACTCATTTAGGAAAATAACTATTCTAGCATATACTATAGACATATTAGAGTTTTCGTACACTAATTAGATCTCAAATGATACATTAGAGACTCCCAAAAAATACCTTTTTAATATCATAATAAAATGTATTATTAACTCAATATGTTTTGTGAATATTTGGCTCCAAATTCTTTTGCCCCTTCTTCATCTCATCCACCAGAATTCTATGTCAATATGAAGTTTCTTTTAGATACAATTAAACAGGGATAAGGTTGAATCGTATTACTTCAAATTCCAACCGATTCAGAGTTTCACATGTAGATAGATTAAACCTTTTTTCAATCATGATCGAGTTGAGGTTGAATTGGATAAGATCTTGATGAAGGCTTATGTGATATATGGGTGTGATAGGAGTGATTTCGGGCATTTAGTCACCTTTCCATTGGTATTGAGATTGAATAAAACTATAATACATATCATAAATTGAATCCAATTAGGATTGTATTATAATAATTCTCCATGTATCGCGATTCAAGGCCACTTTTGtataggggaaaaaaaaaagccttCGAGCATTATCATATCACTATAAGAGATAGTATACATATCTAAAAGGTGATCTTATGTTAATTTAGTCGTTAATGTGATATTGAAGAGATTCCAGTAGATTGAATAAGGATTGGAAAGGACAAGTTTAATCTTAGAGTTACACATAGACTGGTTTAGGTCTTAACATTACATATAGACTGGGTTTAGGTTTAGGATTGCGCCCGGATCAAACAACATATAGTATATTTGTTAGTCCAAAAGTCGATCGTCCTAATACTGATTCTATATCTTAACGCACATCAAAAATCATCCTAAAACATAAATCATGAAGAGAGATGGTTGAGTCGAGCTTCCTCCTGCAAGAGAAGACCACTATCATATATATTCATGATGAGGTCTTTCTAATGCTCACGTCATCACATATGTGACACCAAGTTGATAGTAGAGATAGAAGAGAGAAGAATCAGGAGCATTATTGAAGGGTACCTATTAATAGCCAGGGATTCTTGACCCATATGCATCACTATTCTATGATTCGGGATGATCGTACCATCACTTAAATCTATTCTTGTTGGACATAGATATTATAAATCAATCATTGAAATTTGATTGAATATCCACTAAATCATTGTTATACATCAATTTGTATTGCTGGAATAAATTGATAGCTACCACTCAGAAGTATCTGATGAAGGTGGTTTAAGACTGAAATAAGTGCGATAAAATCATAGTCTAGTTTAGCTTAGATTAGGCAAGGGATGTATCATAACAATTTACCTCCCCTTAAATATTTGATCTCTAAGTTGGTGgttaaatatgttgaatctcggattttgacgatgaaactaattgatagtgtttatcttatatacattttgagtgacgtaggaagcttcgattagggagaaacaattaaaagcaagaagaatcatgttaggttggagtgaaacatgtcagaagattagacatcgagccggaggatcagtcaatgtatcggtagaaggtttcgaaccatgagtttgggcattgggccaagaagaacgaaAATTGTATCAAAgaaattggagttgtggaggtcaactggtcgattgggcaataggtagcaagaaaggacgatacgccaaagaatcgaacgaagcgtcgatgaaccaatgacatgttggacaacatgattcaagctttgtaataattgtctagatcaaagtaggttttatttgtgcaagattaactacgataatgatcaatgcataaagcaaaatgaagttccggagtcaagaacgagatttcgttgggagttcgagagttcgttggaagtccggacattcgtcgaaagttccatcggaattgaccaagaagtccaggaacttgccagagaagctcatcgaaactcaccaagaagatcgtcgtgaagtccaagagcatgctaggagtccgctggaatattatcgagagatcgtcggaagttcatcagaagaaactagacttatttagcttagtgtataccttaaatttcatagttaacacataattaggttggaattgggccaactcaattagaggccaattgggcccaaggttGGACTatgttgggtcaagtgaaaggcccaaacagtgacccaacaggtggcaccgttgTAGCACTggctctaagactatgtcaagcggtggtattgtcggtctaggcagtggtaacgcccagactcagtctccgagactatcaggcggtggtaccgctagtttgggtggtggtaccacccaaacacagtctcccaggtggtggtactatcagattggatagtggtaccacccaatgttagtgctgcaggcggtggtaccgcccagcacaagtggtggtatcgctaggacccgagaaactcgggatgagactcttttatgctctaagtttgaatgtacttgaggtctataaattgagtgaaaaaaagtctcatctttggttaacatacacaagaattgagtgaaaaaaagtagaaaaactctgttgtaatcttgtgagaactcatcTAAAAACTCTTAGTGTTAGTATAattttagagaggagtgaagggagtgtaaaggttgtctcctatacctatgaaaaggagaatagggtagtaaaagggtagttgatctttgcccattgaaagaagatcattaatggatattggtggcctcgacggaaaagaaatcggtggagtggatataagtcacaatgactgaaccactataaatcagtttatatttttgttctacttttaattctcatattacaaactgatttacttaattTATTTGCTCATATTACAAAGTTAAGCATCTTTCcaagatcgattttaatcgtacgagaatttttcaaaatcgatatttttactactgcactaattcacctccactcttagtgccaactcattcctatcAAAATATATCTATTATCATCAATTTTAACAATTTTCATACTTCATATtacatgtatggaactttttcttTTGTTGAATTTAGAGGCCTAAACGGTCTCATATTAAACTAAAATGTTCTTTTATGTAATTGATAATTGATAACAAACTAATTTGTGAATAGGTGTGGTTAATTTCCATCATCTTAGATGTTTAATAAGTATGCTAAATAGATTCATTATCAATTATCTTTCTATTACTCTTTCTCTTAAGGAAGAAGATACATTCTAAGACAAAATAATTAAAAGAGAGAAGGGAGATAGAGAGGCTAATTAATAGAGAAGACATATTAGAGAACAATCTTGAGATATGCTAAATAGGGCTACATGATACTTTATGCATAAGAGTTGTGTAGGGGAGGATCTAATCTCATAAAAACTAACTCTAGAACCCTCAAGTTGAGTTGAAATTAACTAAATCATAATATGAATTTTAGTGTTAATTAGACCCTAAACTCGAGTTTAAACACccataaaattatctaaaaaatacTTTATTATTGCTCgaatgctttttctatcttgagGATTGTTTGGCTTCCAACTCTATCTGCCCCTTCATGATCTTATCTACATTCTAAGTCAATCAATTTtcgcttgaaatatgatttgatAGAGATGAGGCTACACCAAGGTGATTATACCGCTAACCCTTATATTCTAATGAGTATGAGAGTTGCATCAAGTAAAATGCAGGATGAAAGAGAAAAGCTTGGTGAAACAACGAATTGATAGTTAAAATTGTACTCTACAAGAACCAAGATAATTGTCTTTCTTTTGTCAGAGTAATAATCTAATTTGATCCATTCTCGAACGAGCTGATAATAGTGCCAAGTTTGAAGTAGGGTTGATATCAATGTTGGCGATAGCATTTCGTCTCAAACATCATTTAAGAGATCACAAACAAACAGTCACGAATAAACTAAAAAATCAAACCAAATGATATAATTCAATTATATTCCATGAAGTCATTGCATGGTTCTTAGGAAGATTAAACTCTAGTGTAATTCCAGCTAACGAGAAATATAAGCATTAACGACCTTATTCAAAATTAATGTAGCTAATCTAAGAACTTTATTCCAATGTAGCACTAGtgctttatttgatatttttgataattttcaaCAGATTTCATGAGCTATATATGTTGGCTGAAAGCGAGCAggaaacattattattattattttttatttattattatagggATTAGGTTTTAATTAAAAAGATTTTAGATTCTTACAAGGTCAAGACATATATGGCTGCGATGCTTAATCACTTCTTTGGCACAAGTCGTCCTTTCACGATCCTCAAGATCCCAAGGCCATGGTAGTTAAAATCTAGAGAATGTACAATAGCATCGTAGTAGATTTGTATCACAACATACATCACACAGATTTGGATTGATCATTGAGGCAGACCTTCAATCATTCGGATGGATCAACTCATTTATAGATAGATAATATGAAAGGCTGTATCATTTTTAAGCACCTATTCCTTAAATCATACTAAGAGAGAAAAAATTTTAGTGATATTACCATGCAGTTTGACTTCTTTGATCCATAACAAAATCCCTTTAAAACAAGTCTTGTAATTTTAATTCTAAAATGAATGCAAatagtagatttttttttcttcttcttcttcttcaatcaattttaatttttaatgatGTTAcacttaaaatattattattattattatttatgtaaGATAAGTGATGAACTTAAGACTCAAATCTTTATCAACTAAATTAGTCGGCAGATAAAATTTTGAACCCTCAATCTTTGAGTAAATAATTCTTATATACTATCACCTAAAATATGTCAAATTATACTTGTAACCCAGCCTTAACCTTTGATGAGAGGGCATCTATCATACACAATCATCATTctaatattttagaaaaattgTAATTATCGATAGCAATATATTGGGATGCATCACTAATTAGTTACCAAATGGGGTCCTTAATATGCTAAATGATTAGGTGCAAGCAACTCTTCCAAGCAGCGTTGGCTTGAGCTGGTTGGTAAAGAAAACAATACAATGCTGTCATAGGCTTAGGAAATAGCACATCCATGTGACCTGTCTTTTAGAGCTTACACCCTCCCATCTTTTCTCCTTATAACAGGACAACCACACCCTATCTAGTAGCAGTGTCGTTCGTAGCCATGGACTCCTCCAACCTCTCAGCTCTCCTTCTCATCTTCATGCTCGTCATTtcctcctcccctctctctcttgcCTGTGGCTACTGTCCTCCTTCTACTCCCAAGACCCCGAAAGGACCCATCACTGTGCCTCCCATCATCGTCAACCCACCCATCACCGTGCCTCCCATCGTCGTCAGGCCGCCCATCACCGTGCCTCCCATCGTCGTCAAGCCGCCCATCACCGTGCCTCCCATCATCGTCAGGCCGCCCATCACCGTGCCTCCCATCGTCGTCAAGCCGCCCATCACCGTGCCTCCCATCATCGTCAGGCCGCCCATCACCGTGCCTCCCATCACGTTGCCTCCCATCATCGTCAAGCCACCCATCACAGTACCGCCTATCACGGTGCCACCAGTCATCGGTGGCGGGAAGCCACCTGGGACCGGAACCGCCGGCTGCCCACCGCCACCAGCACCAGCGAAGCAATGCCCGGTCGATGCCGTCAAGTTCGGTACCTGCCTGTATATCCTCGGCTCGCCAGTGCACATCGGCGACCCGGCCGTCACCTGCTGCCCGATAGTGGAAGGCCTCGAGGGGTTGGAAGCGGCACTGTGTGTGTGCACCACCATCAAAGGCATGTTTATGGGCATGGACTTCCTGTTTCCCCTGGCTATCCAATTGCTTGTGACCGGCTGTGGCAAGTCAATCCCTCCCGGTTACACTTGTCCCTCTTAAACATGGTAATCGTTCTAAAGCTCATGGAATCATAGAAAGCGTACGTCTGTTTGTAGCATGTAAGATACGGATCCTTGACAGGTGATTGCTGTTTCTTGTAGGTGTATATGTTTATGTTCGATCAACGAGGAGACATGAAGGGATGTCAAGGACGATGACGTTGTTGGTTTTGGGTTTTCTGTACGATTGTGGTGTCTTTGCTTGAACTGGTTGTAAGAATtggttcttccttcttcttctttaattcCTGTAGGCGATCTACCTGTGTGTGAAGTGCATGGAATAAAAAGTGGTAATTTCATCGTACTTGTAAATGAGAACTGCAGCATAGTGGTGTGTTTGAGTAATGGTTTGTAGCCATATAACTCCATTACAGGAAAGCTGAGCAGTGTGACTACAGATTGGAGAACAGAAGACATCATTGTCGGAACGAATGAATGGGTGAATAGATGCATGTGGAAGTAACACCTGAGTTAGTAAGTAGTTCTTGATGGAGATAATGAGATTCCGTTGGGCCCACGTGATTGATTGGATTGGAAAGGACAAtacgaaagaaaagaagaaaatttctcttttgtttctcCACGATACGATAGAAACCTTACatgttctaaacttgggattaatctttttaggggatcggcctttggaactctataagggttcctccctccaaattactactcaaaggctacataaaatattcatctattgcttatcaaaagaggatgaatatatgactatttatagggtttctaaaccctaactcctaatatgactcttactcaaaacttctacttctaactcctaatatgactcctactcaaaactcatattcctttacaactcctaattcttctctaagaaataacctccaaaccctatccgacctcttcacctctttaataggggtcagcttagataggttttacatgaatgtccctgtaAATTAAgactttcctagctagagtcctaacacaatccCGCTAATTGAGTGCTCTAATCAATTGCTACTTTATATTCTAACTCTATCATGACATTTCAGATATATCAAAGAATGAAACTAACACTAAATACAACATATTAACTTAACATTTCTCCCCTTAATGTGTTATTTTATGACAGCTATAACTTGTATGAAATATCCAATTTTATCATTTCCAAGTATCTTAGTAAGTACATCTGCTATTTAATCATTAGAGTTATAATACGTTACTTGAATTTAAGTTttctaattaattatttaatgaaGTAATGCTTGTAGACAGAGTTTTTAGCTAtcgttataacaaaaaaaaaaaaacatttaaaaaGTAGTAATGAATATTGAAACATAATcaataaatttcttttttttttttgactactCAATAAATTTGTTTTGCCCTTATCTATCTACAAGCTCGCTAGTTAAACAATGAAGTACTTTGATATGTTTTATTTGAATGTAAAATTTGTTAGAAAtgtaatttaattttgattaggAGTTAGATTATACAGAAATTTAAGCTTAGCTAGAGTCAGAATTAAAGATAAACTCTTATTTGTTAATCTTATCTAAAGAAACCTAGAGGCTTTTGTTCCTTTGAAGTTTAAAACATCTTttagagagttttttttttttgtctcatagATAATTAGAATTATTGGTGTTTTGATGGAATAGAATTTTAttgttaaaaaaataagaaaagatttTTAGATAAGTTTATTAGATAGAGTTTTAATTAGTTTAAATAAAAATAGATTAGATGAGATGAGATAATATCTTTCTTAGTTTAAGTTATTATTTTATACCTATCAATAGCTCTGGTGGTCATGCCATCGATTTTAGTTTGGCAAAACCTAGAATCGAAATGAAACTAGTAAGACCCAATTTTAGAATCAAAATCGAAATCGATGGTTCCGGTTCTAGTTCAGTCAGTTTCATTTTCGGTTCGAAACAAtacttttttataatattaaaaaatagtttataatattaaaattttataattttatttttaaattttgaaaaatgaatGTACAGCCATGACGAGTGTAAATGTGTAGTGATATACTAAAAAAtctgatataaaattaaataaaattataaatatttgattGCTTCTAATGTCATACTTTCCAATAGTTCCTTTAATTAATATATTGAATATGAGGTCATTGTCTTCGTGGTCGATCTCTTGGATCTGTTTCGTCATCTTTGTCCAATTGTTGATGCATGCTTGAGCTTCAACTAATTCAAGGGTTAATGTTCAATTGTTCGATAGTTACCATCACTAGTATTTACCTGGTGATCCTCGCCAAGATGAAAAGTATTATTATTTATTGTGCCCACCATTCTAGAATATAAAATTCTATACCATATAAAGTGTCATTAAATTCAAAAGAAGTTATTAGATACATATCAAGCTCGAAATTTGAGCCACATGAtcctcttgattttttttatctttataataataacTTTTCTCTCTTAAAGATTTTGCAACCCTTGCTAACTTTGATCCGTAGGTATAGAAGTTTGGAAGGTATAAAATTTACTATTATAGTTTAAACTATAATGGTTATATAAgttaatgattatttttttaatatctctaATTTTATCACCAATATCAACATCTATTCCTAAACTTTcataataaatagataaataattACCTAAGTCATCTAATCTTGTATGAGGATCAAAACACATACAACTAAATAAATCGATAGAAtttcaagaaaataatttatCCATTTTGATTTTATAACCATTATTGTCACATTTAAATAATTATCATATTGATATCTACTGATGCACCAAAAATATTAATACAAACAACTTAAAAAATGTGTGGTAGGTTAATAAACACCAAACAAACTATATGatgcattattaaaaaattttaaaaattttaaaattctttcACCCATATCCAATGTCGTGGATATAAACTAACTTACCTAACATTACTTGCAATAGAAatgcataatattttttatatttaatttttttaaacaatTTATATATAGAATTTTATCAGGTAGGAACACTCCTAGGAAATCTTTTGAGccttttttgttgaatctcggattttgatgacgaaatcaaTCGATGtgtttgttgttgaatctcggattttgatgatgaaactaattgattgtgtttagatgtttaactgcattttgagtgatgcaggtctactcgatcaggattagacagttaacgcaggaggaattgacgttgcgtcggaggagatcacgttaggatattggatggcagaaggcttcagacgtcgggtatcgggccaagagcgaaattgcgctaaggatatcggggttacggaggtcaaccgccgattgggcaacaagccgcaagagaggacgatgcgctgaagaatcgaacgaagcgccaaccaatgacgtgccgggcaacagaatgtcaattcgcgttgtaataattgtctagatcagagtagagttttggcttgtgtgtgcaggattaactacgataacgatgaagacataaagcgaaacaaagtgtcagagtcaagcacgaaggatttgttgcgagttcgagagtttgacggaagtccgaaggttcatcgggaatgttgctggaactagccgagaatgagtagggagcttgccgaagggtttttcggaagctcaccgaaaggttcgttggaagttcacggagctcgccgagaaagatcggagcttgccgaagaagctcgttggaactcgctaagatcaaatcgtgaagtctaggagcttgttgggagtccgtagaatggtttccgagagttcgttggaagaccgccggaagttcgccggaagctcgccgaaaaaagtcttgacttgcggactttgtaatagattaggaaatatctttaaattcgtagttaatatattaattagggttaggattaggtgttaatcttataacccaagtaggggccaattgggtccgagttcggactggtttgggccaagtttggagcccaaccagtgagttgaaatagtgtaggcggtggcaccgcctagaacctgagagccaagcggtggcatcgcttggctgggcagtggcaccgccagtacactgtcagtgt is from Musa acuminata AAA Group cultivar baxijiao chromosome BXJ3-8, Cavendish_Baxijiao_AAA, whole genome shotgun sequence and encodes:
- the LOC103974948 gene encoding 36.4 kDa proline-rich protein; the encoded protein is MDSSNLSALLLIFMLVISSSPLSLACGYCPPSTPKTPKGPITVPPIIVNPPITVPPIVVRPPITVPPIVVKPPITVPPIIVRPPITVPPIVVKPPITVPPIIVRPPITVPPITLPPIIVKPPITVPPITVPPVIGGGKPPGTGTAGCPPPPAPAKQCPVDAVKFGTCLYILGSPVHIGDPAVTCCPIVEGLEGLEAALCVCTTIKGMFMGMDFLFPLAIQLLVTGCGKSIPPGYTCPS